The proteins below are encoded in one region of Odocoileus virginianus isolate 20LAN1187 ecotype Illinois chromosome 34, Ovbor_1.2, whole genome shotgun sequence:
- the PRR18 gene encoding proline-rich protein 18 — MPFPPAPPPPPTPAPGVPAARPPPRKPGAPRKAAAPACAPPGPSPPAAAAEKKRRPPERPPGPLSSSWPSATLKRPPARRAPGPASPRAPAPCAPRPAGSGDGPAGTAASGARTAAPGAGPDAALRFSLSLTPEAVLVIQRRHLERQLLARPRRAPPADAGRPAAPCPRAAGLGRRPAPPPPPAPGPRPADLRSLLKVSLLNERHKYDDVEYEEEAAAADEGLVRKCTEWLRGVESAAAARDRPGPLDALPHLSSL; from the coding sequence ATGCCGTTcccgcccgcgccgccgccgccgcccaccCCGGCCCCGGGGGTCCCCGCCGCGCGCCCGCCGCCCCGGAAGCCCGGTGCCCCGCGCAAGGCGGCGGCGCCCGCCTGCGCCCCGCCCGGACCCTCGCCGCCCGCCGCGGCCGCCGAGAAGAAGAGGCGGCCTCCCGAGCGGCCCCCGGGGCCGCTGTCCAGCTCCTGGCCCTCCGCCACCCTGAAGCGGCCTCCGGCCCGCCGCGCCCCCGGCCCGGCCTCCCCGCGCGCCCCGGCCCCGTGCGCGCCCCGGCCGGCCGGCTCCGGCGACGGCCCCGCGGGAACCGCGGCCTCGGGGGCGCGGACAGCCGCCCCGGGCGCCGGGCCCGACGCCGCCCTGCGCTTCTCGCTGAGCCTCACGCCCGAGGCCGTGCTGGTCATCCAGCGGCGCCACCTGGAGAGGCAGCTGCTGGCGCGGCCCCGGCGGGCGCCCCCCGCCGACGCCGGGCGCCCGGCCGCCCCCTGCCCCCGGGCCGCGGGCCTCGGCCGCCgtcccgcgccgccgccgccgcccgcccccggcccgcggCCCGCCGACCTGCGCTCGCTGCTGAAGGTGTCGCTGCTCAACGAGCGGCACAAGTACGACGACGTGGAGTacgaggaggaggcggcggccgcCGACGAGGGCCTGGTGCGCAAGTGCACCGAGTGGCTGCGCGGCGTGGAGTCGGCGGCCGCCGCGCGTGACCGGCCGGGGCCCCTGGACGCGCTGCCGCACCTGAGCTCGCTGTGA